One window of Candidatus Mycobacterium wuenschmannii genomic DNA carries:
- a CDS encoding FAD-binding protein: MTTHWDRSVDLLIAGSGGGGMVAGLAALDSGLEPLIVEKQALVGGSTGLSGGIVWLPNNPLMRADGIADSHEDGLAYLADVVGDIGAPSSPERREMFLTAGYEMINFLIRRGIALIRCAGWSDYYPNHKGGNAAGRAVEGIPFDAAELGEWHDKVQPSLAKNYGYTVLTNELRSVQYFNRAPKAFAVATKVFLRTAAGRARRRLILTNGASLIGQMLKSLIDLSDGRPPLWINATFADLIVENGRVVGARIVHDGESVNVEARKGVLLAAGGFGHNAEMRQKYSGDQPNDAKWSIANAGDTGEVLQSAMELGAKVDLLDEAWWLPSVFLPDRVVAASLGSGRQRPGAIYVDSSGRRFCNESNSYVEVGKAMYANKAVPCWMIFDEGYVRRYVTSVNPLKRNQQLPAELVESGGVRRADTIEALARDIDVPADELAQTVRRFNEFAAKGLDPDFGRGQSAYNDCLGDPGFRPNAAVGPLERAPFYATRVLPADVGTCGGVVTNEYAQVLDEQDRVIDGLYATGNNTATVMGRTYPGAGASIASSMVFGYVAARHAAGRALPGERSR, from the coding sequence ATGACGACGCATTGGGACCGGTCGGTCGACCTCCTGATCGCGGGCAGCGGCGGGGGTGGCATGGTCGCCGGCCTGGCCGCGCTGGACAGCGGCCTGGAGCCGCTGATCGTGGAAAAGCAAGCGCTGGTGGGTGGTTCGACCGGATTGTCCGGTGGCATCGTCTGGTTGCCCAACAACCCGCTGATGCGCGCCGACGGGATCGCCGACTCGCACGAGGACGGCCTGGCCTACCTGGCCGACGTCGTCGGCGACATCGGCGCGCCGTCGTCGCCCGAACGCCGGGAGATGTTTCTGACCGCGGGCTACGAGATGATCAACTTCCTCATCCGTCGCGGCATCGCACTCATCCGGTGTGCCGGCTGGAGTGACTACTACCCGAACCACAAGGGCGGCAACGCCGCCGGCCGCGCCGTCGAAGGCATCCCGTTCGACGCCGCCGAGCTGGGGGAGTGGCACGACAAGGTGCAGCCGTCGCTGGCCAAGAACTACGGCTACACCGTGCTGACCAACGAGCTCCGCTCGGTGCAGTACTTCAACCGTGCGCCAAAGGCTTTCGCGGTTGCGACCAAAGTCTTCCTGCGCACCGCAGCCGGGCGGGCGCGCCGACGGCTGATCCTGACCAACGGGGCGTCACTGATCGGGCAGATGCTCAAGTCGTTGATCGACCTCAGCGACGGCCGGCCGCCGCTGTGGATCAACGCGACGTTCGCCGACCTGATCGTCGAGAACGGTCGGGTCGTCGGTGCACGAATCGTCCACGACGGAGAATCGGTCAACGTCGAGGCACGCAAGGGAGTCCTGTTGGCCGCGGGCGGATTCGGGCACAACGCCGAGATGCGTCAGAAGTACAGCGGCGATCAGCCCAACGACGCCAAGTGGTCGATCGCCAATGCCGGCGACACCGGCGAGGTGCTGCAGTCCGCGATGGAACTCGGCGCCAAGGTCGACCTGCTCGACGAAGCATGGTGGCTGCCTTCGGTGTTCCTGCCCGACCGGGTCGTCGCCGCGTCACTGGGTTCGGGGCGGCAACGGCCCGGGGCCATCTACGTCGACTCGAGCGGCCGCCGGTTCTGCAACGAGTCGAACTCCTACGTGGAAGTCGGCAAGGCGATGTACGCCAACAAGGCGGTGCCCTGCTGGATGATCTTCGACGAAGGGTACGTGCGGCGCTACGTCACCAGTGTCAACCCGCTCAAGCGTAACCAGCAATTGCCGGCCGAATTGGTCGAATCGGGCGGGGTCAGACGCGCGGACACCATCGAGGCTCTGGCCCGCGACATCGACGTTCCCGCAGACGAATTGGCGCAGACGGTTCGGCGCTTCAACGAGTTCGCGGCCAAGGGTCTCGACCCCGACTTCGGTCGCGGGCAATCGGCGTACAACGACTGCCTCGGCGATCCGGGGTTTCGGCCCAACGCGGCGGTCGGGCCGCTCGAGCGCGCGCCGTTCTACGCGACCAGGGTGCTGCCCGCCGACGTCGGGACGTGTGGCGGGGTCGTCACCAACGAGTACGCGCAGGTGCTCGACGAGCAGGACCGGGTGATCGATGGCCTCTATGCGACCGGTAACAACACCGCGACCGTCATGGGCCGCACCTATCCGGGCGCCGGCGCGAGCATCGCCAGCTCGATGGTGTTCGGCTATGTCGCCGCGCGGCATGCGGCCGGCCGCGCGCTACCCGGTGAGCGCAGCCGCTAG
- a CDS encoding aromatic ring-hydroxylating oxygenase subunit alpha, whose amino-acid sequence MTKRTTVPWAVVNPSRIPKQRYYDPDFYAAEAELFWPRVWQMACRLEEIPKTGDFVEYEILDQSVIVVRVDSDTVRAYHNACRHRGVKLVEGNGNRRTFVCPFHGWCWGIDGRNTFVLRPEAFDDANMAADDLQLITVKSEIWGGCVWINLDDDAPPLRDWMEPFASIYDAWKVESLRVEWWQSCRLPVNWKLATAAFMEGYHVPQTHPQLLPSASTGSASEAVHPVVASSLYFMRTLGDGMGGMTHENDIRIAEGMQTLALPSDPAEALAAWRSALNDAVVQWHRARGSSMPDLNGLIRQGITEAINFAFPHHFILPTYSSASSYRIRPLGPEETLFEIWSLTRMPDDQSTGKPTPPEPLAPDDPRWPPIPAQDFSNLPKQQKGLHSKGFEFMRLSSQIEGLISNFERVVDGFLAGLPYETLLPAIQKTNTTIDVPIADLGFTSEAQ is encoded by the coding sequence ATGACAAAACGGACGACAGTGCCGTGGGCGGTGGTGAACCCGAGCCGGATTCCCAAGCAGCGTTACTACGATCCCGACTTCTACGCGGCCGAGGCCGAACTGTTCTGGCCGCGGGTGTGGCAGATGGCCTGCCGGCTCGAGGAGATTCCCAAGACCGGCGATTTCGTCGAATACGAGATCCTCGACCAGTCCGTCATCGTCGTGCGGGTCGACTCCGACACCGTCCGCGCCTACCACAACGCGTGCCGCCACCGCGGGGTGAAGCTGGTGGAGGGCAACGGCAATCGCCGTACGTTCGTCTGCCCGTTCCACGGCTGGTGTTGGGGGATCGACGGGCGCAACACGTTCGTGCTACGGCCCGAGGCGTTCGACGACGCCAACATGGCCGCCGACGACCTGCAACTGATCACCGTCAAGAGCGAAATCTGGGGCGGCTGCGTCTGGATCAATCTCGACGACGACGCGCCACCGCTGCGCGACTGGATGGAGCCGTTCGCCTCGATCTACGACGCCTGGAAAGTCGAGTCACTGCGTGTCGAGTGGTGGCAGTCCTGCCGGCTGCCGGTGAACTGGAAGCTGGCGACCGCGGCGTTCATGGAGGGCTACCACGTTCCGCAGACGCATCCACAATTGCTGCCGTCGGCGTCCACCGGAAGTGCTTCGGAGGCCGTGCATCCCGTCGTCGCCAGCAGCCTGTACTTCATGCGCACGCTGGGCGACGGCATGGGCGGCATGACCCACGAGAACGACATTCGCATCGCCGAAGGCATGCAGACTCTCGCGCTGCCGTCGGATCCCGCGGAGGCGCTGGCCGCTTGGCGCAGCGCGCTCAATGATGCGGTGGTGCAGTGGCATCGCGCCCGGGGTAGCTCGATGCCCGACCTGAACGGCCTAATCCGGCAGGGCATCACCGAGGCGATCAATTTCGCCTTCCCGCACCATTTCATCCTGCCCACCTACAGCAGTGCCTCGTCGTACCGGATCCGGCCGCTCGGCCCGGAGGAGACGCTGTTCGAAATCTGGTCGCTGACCCGCATGCCCGACGACCAGTCGACCGGCAAGCCGACACCGCCCGAGCCGTTGGCGCCGGACGACCCGCGCTGGCCACCGATCCCCGCCCAGGATTTTTCCAACCTGCCTAAACAGCAAAAAGGGCTGCACTCCAAGGGCTTCGAATTCATGCGGCTGTCCAGCCAGATCGAAGGGCTGATCTCGAACTTCGAGCGCGTCGTCGACGGATTCCTTGCCGGTCTGCCCTACGAGACGCTGCTGCCCGCGATCCAGAAGACCAACACCACGATCGATGTTCCGATCGCCGATCTCGGATTCACCTCGGAGGCGCAATGA
- a CDS encoding acyl-CoA synthetase has protein sequence MNIADHAIIAGPSPALVMSDGDVLSFGDLYARSQRVAAALHDAGLRPGDGVALVLPNRLEFFEITWGCQLSGLYYTAVNTHFTPDEVAYVIDDSDAKAVFVDASMVDLAAHLGGSDHLHVAVGGDLPGWLPYAETVAAAGDPPAVADGSEMLYSSGTTGRPKAVRRPLPTDGNGSWAQSVLEMALIHKYGMTAESVYLSPAPMYHAAGVNYTMAVNRVGAAAIIVRKFDAEDVLRLIETHRVTHAQFVPTMFVRMLKLPESVRRRYDVSSLQCVIHAAAPCPVDVKQQMMDWFGPIIHEYYGGTEGFAGTTIGPLEWLAHPGSVGIPMSPVHVVGDDGDEVAAGRTGELFFEGGPKFEYFKDPAKTASVSNDRGWRSLGDMGYVDDDGYLYLTDRSTFMIVSGGVNIYPQEAENLLTMHPKLVDAAVFGVPNDEFGEEVKAVVEPADGVAAGPDLEAELIEYCRTHLAGYKCPRTIEFDTLPRDPNGKLYKRRIRERYWQGRASRIL, from the coding sequence GTGAACATCGCCGACCACGCGATCATCGCCGGCCCCTCGCCTGCGCTGGTCATGTCCGACGGCGATGTGCTCTCGTTCGGCGACTTGTACGCCAGAAGTCAACGGGTCGCCGCAGCCCTGCATGATGCGGGGTTGCGCCCCGGTGACGGCGTGGCACTGGTGTTGCCGAATCGGCTAGAATTCTTCGAGATCACCTGGGGCTGCCAGCTTTCCGGCCTCTACTACACCGCGGTGAATACCCACTTCACGCCCGACGAGGTCGCGTACGTCATCGACGACTCGGACGCGAAGGCGGTCTTTGTCGACGCGTCGATGGTTGACCTCGCCGCGCACCTGGGCGGCTCCGACCACCTGCACGTCGCGGTCGGCGGCGACCTGCCCGGCTGGTTGCCCTACGCCGAGACGGTCGCGGCGGCGGGCGATCCGCCGGCGGTGGCCGACGGCTCGGAGATGCTGTACTCCTCGGGAACGACGGGACGACCCAAGGCCGTTCGTCGGCCGTTGCCGACCGACGGCAACGGTTCGTGGGCGCAGTCGGTGCTGGAGATGGCGCTGATCCACAAGTACGGCATGACTGCGGAGAGCGTCTATCTGTCGCCCGCGCCGATGTATCACGCGGCGGGAGTCAACTACACGATGGCGGTCAATCGGGTTGGCGCCGCGGCGATTATCGTGCGCAAGTTCGACGCCGAGGACGTGCTGCGGCTGATCGAGACGCACCGGGTGACCCACGCCCAATTCGTGCCGACGATGTTCGTCCGGATGCTGAAGCTGCCTGAGTCGGTGCGCCGCCGCTATGACGTGTCGAGCCTGCAGTGTGTCATCCACGCGGCCGCGCCGTGCCCGGTCGACGTCAAGCAGCAGATGATGGACTGGTTCGGCCCGATCATTCACGAATATTACGGCGGCACTGAGGGATTCGCCGGCACCACGATCGGCCCGCTCGAGTGGCTCGCCCACCCGGGATCGGTGGGCATCCCGATGTCACCGGTGCACGTGGTCGGCGACGACGGCGACGAGGTCGCGGCCGGGCGGACCGGCGAGCTGTTCTTCGAGGGCGGGCCGAAATTCGAGTACTTCAAGGACCCGGCCAAAACGGCGTCGGTCTCCAACGACCGGGGCTGGCGTTCGCTGGGCGACATGGGCTATGTCGACGACGACGGCTACCTGTATCTCACCGACCGGTCGACGTTCATGATCGTCTCGGGTGGGGTGAACATCTACCCGCAAGAAGCCGAGAACCTGCTCACCATGCATCCCAAACTGGTCGATGCCGCGGTGTTCGGGGTGCCCAACGACGAGTTCGGCGAAGAGGTCAAGGCGGTCGTCGAACCGGCCGATGGCGTCGCCGCCGGACCGGACCTCGAGGCCGAGCTCATCGAATATTGCCGAACCCACCTCGCGGGCTACAAATGCCCGCGCACAATCGAATTCGACACCCTCCCGCGTGACCCGAACGGCAAGCTCTACAAGCGGCGCATCCGCGAACGGTACTGGCAGGGACGGGCGTCCCGGATCCTGTGA
- a CDS encoding enoyl-CoA hydratase-related protein: protein MDLNETRERIIYQKDGPIAKITLNWPEKANAQDQKLAEEVDAALLDADRDYDIKVLVLKANGKGFCSGHAIGNNAVDYPSFVENAMVTGHPWKAQSDLFVKPTLNLWEFSKPTIAQVHGYCVGGGTHMGLTTDIVIASEDAYFSYPPLQGFGMPSGECSIEPWVFMNWRRAAYYLFTAEVIDAKKALEVGLVNEVVKKEDLDDRVDAIARHIAQAPLTTLMLTKANLKRAWELMGMRVHWQSSNDLVALASISKDVQQLIQTVFKDKVLPSEHARRQAAAAASTDGASG, encoded by the coding sequence ATGGATCTCAATGAAACTCGTGAACGGATCATCTACCAGAAGGATGGCCCGATCGCGAAGATCACATTGAACTGGCCGGAGAAGGCCAACGCGCAAGACCAGAAGCTGGCCGAGGAAGTGGACGCCGCGCTGCTGGACGCCGACCGCGACTATGACATCAAGGTGCTTGTGCTCAAGGCCAACGGCAAGGGCTTCTGCTCCGGGCACGCGATCGGCAACAACGCCGTCGACTACCCGTCGTTCGTCGAGAACGCCATGGTGACCGGTCACCCGTGGAAGGCGCAGTCGGATCTGTTCGTCAAGCCGACGCTGAACCTGTGGGAGTTCTCCAAGCCCACCATCGCGCAGGTGCACGGCTACTGCGTTGGCGGCGGCACCCACATGGGCCTGACCACCGACATCGTCATCGCCTCCGAGGACGCCTACTTCTCCTACCCGCCGCTGCAGGGCTTCGGCATGCCCTCGGGTGAATGCTCCATCGAGCCTTGGGTGTTCATGAACTGGCGCCGGGCGGCCTACTACCTGTTCACCGCCGAGGTGATCGACGCGAAGAAGGCGCTGGAAGTCGGTCTGGTCAACGAGGTGGTCAAGAAGGAAGACCTGGACGACCGGGTCGACGCGATCGCCCGCCACATCGCGCAGGCGCCGCTGACGACGCTGATGCTCACCAAGGCCAACCTGAAGCGGGCCTGGGAGCTGATGGGAATGCGGGTGCACTGGCAGAGCTCCAACGATCTCGTCGCGCTCGCCTCGATCAGCAAGGACGTACAGCAGCTGATCCAGACCGTGTTCAAGGACAAGGTGCTGCCGTCCGAGCACGCCCGCCGGCAAGCCGCGGCGGCTGCATCGACCGACGGCGCATCCGGCTAG
- a CDS encoding lipoyl domain-containing protein, with protein sequence MADFVVRIPRVSVAVSEAELTELLVPAGQHVDEGAPLFTIATEKVEQEIVAGASGTVQWTGEIGTTYDIGAQIGVITSQ encoded by the coding sequence ATGGCTGACTTCGTGGTTCGCATCCCGCGGGTATCGGTCGCCGTCTCCGAGGCCGAGCTGACCGAACTGCTCGTCCCGGCTGGGCAGCACGTCGACGAGGGCGCCCCGCTCTTCACGATCGCCACCGAGAAGGTGGAACAGGAAATCGTAGCCGGGGCATCGGGCACCGTGCAGTGGACCGGCGAGATCGGCACGACCTACGACATCGGCGCGCAAATCGGCGTCATCACTTCACAGTAG
- a CDS encoding alpha-ketoacid dehydrogenase subunit beta: protein MSDKEMTMREALNLALDQALDSDERVFLLGEDIADPGASGPTAGLSTKYGHQRVLDTPISEAAIVGAAIGAAIDGMLPVAEIMIMDFIGIAADQLINNAAKLRFMTAGRTTAPITIRTQVYAGLATGATHSQSLEAWFMHIPGMKVIVPSTPRDGKGLLASAIFDPDPCLFVETVRLQGKKGPVPVDAEFRIPLGEADIKRPGSDVTLIGYGRAVHDALSAAEMLAGQGVSAEVVDLRTLVPLDVDTLVESVRRTRRAVIVHDAVQFAGPGAEVAAILQAELFGELAAPIERVAARFVPNPAAAALEALVYPSPQRIVAAAQRTLERAEAHG from the coding sequence ATGAGCGACAAAGAGATGACGATGCGTGAGGCGCTGAACCTCGCGCTGGATCAGGCGTTGGACAGCGATGAGCGGGTGTTCCTGCTCGGTGAGGACATCGCCGACCCGGGAGCGTCCGGGCCGACCGCCGGGCTCTCGACGAAGTACGGCCACCAACGGGTGCTGGACACCCCGATCTCGGAGGCCGCGATTGTCGGCGCCGCGATCGGCGCTGCCATCGACGGGATGTTGCCGGTCGCCGAGATCATGATCATGGACTTCATCGGTATCGCCGCCGACCAGTTGATCAACAACGCCGCCAAGCTGCGGTTCATGACCGCGGGCCGGACTACCGCTCCGATCACGATCCGCACCCAGGTCTACGCGGGATTGGCCACCGGCGCAACGCATTCGCAGAGCCTCGAGGCGTGGTTCATGCACATCCCGGGCATGAAGGTGATCGTGCCCTCCACGCCGCGTGACGGCAAAGGCCTGCTGGCGTCGGCGATCTTCGATCCCGACCCCTGTCTGTTCGTCGAGACCGTGCGCTTGCAGGGTAAGAAGGGCCCGGTGCCCGTCGACGCGGAGTTCCGGATCCCGCTGGGGGAGGCCGACATCAAGCGGCCCGGCAGCGACGTGACGCTGATCGGCTACGGCCGCGCCGTGCACGACGCGCTGTCCGCCGCGGAAATGCTTGCGGGTCAGGGAGTCAGCGCGGAGGTCGTCGACCTGCGCACGCTGGTCCCGCTGGATGTCGACACCCTCGTCGAGTCCGTGCGCCGGACCCGCCGCGCGGTGATCGTCCACGACGCAGTGCAATTCGCCGGGCCTGGCGCGGAGGTTGCCGCGATCCTGCAGGCCGAGCTGTTCGGCGAACTCGCGGCGCCGATCGAGCGGGTGGCGGCCAGGTTCGTTCCCAACCCAGCGGCCGCGGCGCTCGAAGCGCTGGTGTACCCGTCGCCGCAGCGGATCGTCGCCGCCGCGCAGCGGACGCTCGAGCGGGCGGAAGCCCATGGCTGA
- a CDS encoding thiamine pyrophosphate-dependent dehydrogenase E1 component subunit alpha has product MVLMKAADDRLSKGIGTGEFMCVYWPSRGQEAIAAAMGVALRADDQLVTTYRGLHDLIGKGVPLEEIYGEMMGRVVGASRGKGGTMHIAKPENGVMLSTGIVGAGPPVAVGLAMSAQRKGSDRVTVVSFGDGATNTGSFHEAANMAALWDLPMVFVCQNNLYAEMTPTEDTMKIAQVADRAAGYGMPGVRVDGNDPLAVKAVLDEALQRARGGGGPTFVECVTFRFRGHYFGDRMPYIPEEQLAAAMEADPVPRFRAHLADAGVCTAAELDGIDSEALATVEAALQAVMSAESPTADELDHDVYATPIRYPV; this is encoded by the coding sequence ATGGTCCTGATGAAGGCCGCCGACGACCGGCTTTCCAAGGGCATCGGCACCGGAGAGTTCATGTGCGTGTACTGGCCGTCGCGCGGCCAGGAGGCGATCGCCGCCGCGATGGGCGTGGCGCTGCGTGCCGACGACCAACTGGTGACGACGTACCGCGGGCTGCACGACCTGATCGGCAAAGGCGTTCCGCTCGAGGAGATCTACGGCGAGATGATGGGCCGCGTGGTCGGCGCCAGCCGCGGCAAGGGCGGCACGATGCACATTGCCAAGCCGGAGAACGGCGTGATGCTGTCAACCGGGATCGTGGGCGCCGGGCCGCCGGTGGCGGTCGGCCTCGCGATGTCGGCCCAGCGCAAAGGTTCCGATCGCGTCACGGTGGTCAGCTTCGGCGACGGTGCGACCAACACCGGTTCCTTCCACGAGGCTGCGAACATGGCGGCGCTGTGGGATCTTCCCATGGTCTTCGTCTGCCAGAACAACCTCTACGCCGAGATGACCCCGACCGAGGACACGATGAAGATCGCGCAGGTCGCCGACCGGGCGGCCGGCTACGGCATGCCGGGCGTGCGCGTCGACGGTAACGACCCGCTGGCGGTGAAAGCCGTTCTGGACGAGGCGCTTCAGCGCGCCCGCGGCGGCGGCGGCCCGACCTTCGTCGAGTGCGTGACATTCCGTTTCCGCGGCCATTACTTTGGCGACCGGATGCCTTACATCCCCGAGGAGCAGTTGGCCGCCGCGATGGAGGCCGACCCGGTGCCAAGATTCCGGGCGCACCTGGCCGACGCGGGCGTCTGCACCGCGGCCGAGCTGGACGGCATCGACAGCGAGGCGCTGGCGACCGTAGAGGCCGCGCTGCAGGCCGTGATGAGCGCCGAGTCACCGACGGCCGACGAACTGGACCACGACGTGTACGCAACCCCGATCAGGTACCCGGTGTAA
- a CDS encoding DUF4286 family protein, which produces MPKGVIYLQTMPVSSDLEQEYHDWYNDTHLAEICSVDGIVSARRFAPTDGEGPFVAIYELDCDDLDGVVAKLGELGASGKMSSLQYLSMDSPPPIPKVYREIGSYTK; this is translated from the coding sequence ATGCCTAAAGGCGTCATCTACCTGCAGACCATGCCGGTGTCGTCGGACCTCGAGCAGGAATACCACGACTGGTACAACGACACGCACCTCGCCGAGATCTGCTCGGTGGACGGGATCGTCTCGGCGCGCCGGTTCGCGCCGACCGACGGCGAAGGTCCATTCGTTGCGATCTACGAACTCGACTGCGACGACCTCGACGGCGTGGTCGCGAAATTGGGTGAACTCGGGGCCAGCGGCAAGATGTCGTCGCTGCAATACCTCAGCATGGACAGCCCGCCACCAATTCCCAAGGTGTATCGGGAGATTGGGTCCTACACAAAGTGA
- a CDS encoding mycofactocin-coupled SDR family oxidoreductase — translation MSRVAGKVAVVSGAARGQGRSHARMLAAEGADIIAIDLCADIETNEYPLARPEDLDETARLVEKEGQRVHTEIADVRDRAALAAAVDRGVAELGHLDVVVANAGICPLTAGLPAQAFADAVDVDLGGVMNLVHASLKHLESGASIIVIGSNAAFMSSMNTTGIDGGPGGAGYAFAKIAAAHYVNDFARALAPFSIRMNAVHPTNVNTDMLHSAPMYRAFRPDLPNPTREDAEPVFPLVQAMPIPYVEPEDISEAVLFLASDAARYITGQQLRVDGGGFLKVKPWSGS, via the coding sequence ATGAGCAGAGTCGCGGGCAAGGTCGCGGTTGTCAGCGGGGCCGCGCGTGGTCAGGGACGTTCCCACGCGCGCATGCTTGCGGCCGAGGGTGCCGACATCATCGCGATCGACCTGTGCGCGGACATCGAGACCAACGAGTACCCATTGGCCCGCCCGGAGGACCTCGACGAGACCGCCCGCCTGGTCGAAAAGGAGGGGCAGCGGGTCCACACCGAGATCGCCGACGTACGGGACCGGGCCGCGCTCGCCGCCGCAGTTGACCGTGGCGTTGCCGAGCTCGGCCACCTCGACGTCGTCGTCGCAAATGCCGGGATCTGCCCGCTGACGGCGGGCCTGCCTGCGCAGGCGTTCGCCGACGCGGTCGACGTGGACCTCGGCGGGGTGATGAACCTGGTGCACGCCAGCCTCAAACACCTGGAATCCGGCGCCTCGATCATCGTGATCGGCTCCAACGCCGCGTTCATGTCGTCGATGAACACCACCGGCATCGACGGCGGACCCGGCGGTGCCGGCTACGCGTTCGCGAAAATCGCTGCCGCACACTATGTCAACGACTTCGCCCGCGCGCTCGCCCCGTTCTCCATCCGGATGAACGCGGTGCACCCGACGAACGTCAACACCGACATGCTGCACAGCGCCCCGATGTACCGGGCGTTCCGGCCCGATCTGCCGAACCCCACCCGCGAGGATGCCGAGCCCGTCTTCCCGCTGGTGCAGGCCATGCCGATCCCGTACGTCGAGCCCGAAGACATCAGCGAGGCGGTGCTGTTCCTGGCTTCCGACGCCGCCCGCTACATCACCGGCCAACAACTGCGCGTCGACGGCGGCGGCTTCCTGAAGGTGAAGCCGTGGTCGGGAAGCTGA
- the htpG gene encoding molecular chaperone HtpG codes for MTSGVEQLEFQAEARQLLDLMVHSVYSDKDSFLRELISNASDALDKLRIEAFRNKDLDVDTSDLHIEIEVDTDARTLTIRDNGIGMTRAEVVDLIGTLAKSGTAELRQQLKEAKNAAVSEELIGQFGIGFYSTFMVADTVELLTHKAGDSEAIKWASSGDGTYTIEAVDNAPQGTSVTLHLKPVDAEDALHDYTSEWKLRTLVKKYSDFIAWPIRMEVEKRSEVDGEETVTTEVETLNSGKALWARPKDEVSDEEYKEFYKHIAHAWDEPLEVISMKAEGTFEYQALLFIPSRAPLDLYEPEAGTGVQLYVKRVFIMGDFDQLIPRYLRFVKGVVDAQDLSLNVSREILQQDRQITAIRRRLTKKVLSTIKELQTERPDDYRTFWKEFGTVLKEGLMRDFDNQETLLEISSFASTHSEDQLTTLADYVSRMKDGQRQIFYATGESPQQILNAPHLEAFKAKGYEVLLLTDTVDEIWLGSVTEFDEKPLQSIAMGDVDLDTEEEKSEHEAERKEQEENFADLLAWLTETLADQVKEVRLSTRLTDSPACLITDAFGITPSLARIYRATGQDVPVGKRTLELNPTHPLITGLQQAHKDRGDDPTNGETAELLYGAALLAEGNAPEDPARFAELLANRLSRTV; via the coding sequence ATGACTTCCGGCGTCGAGCAGTTGGAGTTTCAAGCCGAGGCACGCCAGCTCCTGGACCTGATGGTCCACTCGGTCTACTCGGACAAGGACTCGTTCCTGCGGGAACTGATCTCCAACGCCTCCGACGCACTGGACAAGCTGCGCATAGAAGCGTTCCGCAACAAGGACCTCGACGTCGACACGTCGGACCTGCACATCGAGATCGAAGTGGACACGGATGCCCGCACGCTGACCATCCGTGACAACGGCATCGGGATGACGCGCGCCGAGGTGGTCGACCTGATCGGCACGCTGGCCAAGTCGGGCACGGCCGAGCTGCGCCAGCAGCTGAAGGAGGCGAAAAACGCAGCGGTCTCCGAGGAACTGATCGGCCAGTTCGGCATCGGCTTCTACTCCACGTTCATGGTGGCCGACACGGTCGAACTGCTCACCCACAAGGCCGGCGACAGCGAGGCCATCAAGTGGGCGTCCAGCGGCGACGGCACCTACACGATCGAGGCCGTCGACAACGCTCCGCAGGGAACGTCGGTCACGCTGCACCTCAAGCCGGTCGACGCCGAGGACGCGCTGCACGACTACACCTCGGAGTGGAAGCTGCGGACGCTCGTCAAGAAGTACTCCGACTTCATCGCCTGGCCGATCCGGATGGAGGTCGAAAAGCGCTCCGAGGTCGATGGCGAAGAGACCGTCACCACCGAGGTCGAGACGCTCAACTCGGGCAAGGCGCTGTGGGCGCGGCCCAAGGACGAGGTCTCCGACGAGGAGTACAAGGAGTTCTACAAGCACATCGCGCACGCCTGGGACGAGCCGCTCGAGGTCATCTCGATGAAGGCCGAGGGCACGTTCGAATACCAGGCGCTGCTGTTCATTCCGTCGCGCGCCCCGCTGGACTTGTACGAACCCGAGGCCGGCACGGGCGTGCAGCTGTACGTCAAGCGCGTCTTCATCATGGGCGACTTCGACCAGCTCATCCCGCGATATCTGCGCTTCGTCAAGGGTGTGGTCGACGCACAAGACCTGTCGCTGAACGTTTCCCGCGAAATCCTGCAGCAGGACCGACAGATCACCGCGATCCGACGCCGGTTGACCAAGAAGGTCCTCTCGACCATCAAGGAGTTGCAGACCGAGCGCCCCGACGATTACCGCACCTTCTGGAAGGAGTTCGGCACGGTCCTCAAGGAGGGCCTGATGCGGGACTTCGACAATCAGGAGACGCTGCTCGAGATCTCGTCGTTCGCGTCGACGCACAGCGAGGACCAGCTCACCACGCTGGCCGACTACGTATCGCGGATGAAAGACGGCCAGCGGCAGATCTTCTACGCCACCGGTGAATCGCCGCAGCAGATTCTCAACGCCCCGCACCTCGAGGCGTTCAAGGCCAAGGGTTACGAGGTGCTGTTGCTCACCGACACCGTCGACGAGATCTGGCTGGGCTCGGTCACCGAGTTCGACGAGAAGCCACTGCAGTCGATCGCGATGGGCGATGTCGACCTCGACACCGAGGAAGAGAAGTCGGAGCACGAGGCCGAGCGCAAAGAGCAGGAGGAGAACTTCGCCGACCTGCTGGCCTGGCTCACCGAGACACTCGCCGACCAGGTCAAGGAGGTGCGGCTGTCCACCCGTCTGACCGACTCACCGGCCTGCCTGATCACCGACGCCTTCGGCATCACGCCGTCGTTGGCGCGCATCTACCGGGCTACCGGTCAGGACGTTCCGGTCGGCAAGCGGACGCTGGAACTCAACCCGACCCATCCGTTGATCACCGGTCTGCAGCAGGCGCACAAAGACCGCGGCGACGACCCGACGAACGGTGAGACCGCCGAATTGCTCTACGGCGCGGCACTTCTCGCCGAGGGCAATGCGCCCGAGGACCCGGCGCGGTTCGCCGAACTGCTGGCCAACCGGCTGTCGCGGACGGTCTAG